Proteins co-encoded in one Fusarium musae strain F31 chromosome 3, whole genome shotgun sequence genomic window:
- a CDS encoding hypothetical protein (EggNog:ENOG41) — translation MRLGYDRDVADGEARLPLVRRRPLRPESHDWYGPSDVVPYNQYPMPHRTRIDELQRPNGRTPRGYHRSMSLDAYPPTMPMPPAHLMRASTDVYKKRPQFSVYEADEDDEDDERWPAMKPRGRHPEPARPRQVVRRRREPTPESTPPTDSESENESESEEDSDDQNQIEVVVEETEDKHRRHHRRHRRSPSPDDYLSSPDEKRIPRRRNRIPSPSTSDEREIRYRHASSERGSPDRRPALRREISDTPRYSLPTRFNSVLGASRPPVASRRTAKVVESRELVREGRPRRLPIATIETVEVSRESSRRPPSIARSGLDSSRNSSPDRPRLIRDCKGCLEELPISKCPKLDCGHRMCHSCLKRRFKQSMTEAEHMPPTCCTDAHIGLEHVDKLFDSTFKRIWNKKFVEYSLRNRLYCPSRRCGEWIRPADIYRDRETGRKAARCDQCNTKVCVACNGRWHFASKCPRDEETASFLEYVRVEGRKRCYRCGASAQLREGDNHASCRCGAEFCLVCGEKPKRCECPWFDPDAPESDHEPDVTHRGEIQVFREDSTEEDSRVARRPRKSKPTRPPIYDEEAIMRQQEERDDELVRRSHYHGKDYEYDIGGAPEIPRSSDPYSGDSPRRVGRRVVGGAPPSPKDFERGTPRSGGYYGGRMDRRHAEDRYAPDSPGMRPPPMGMPPPVIEEGYRGGVGPLIVERDPNTYDDDDSYYSHSSRSRKGTRRSENRRSSELAGLGPRTPGTNRIDVWRTFVEPGDPEGEIAAAAAVTA, via the exons ATGAGGCTAGGATACGATCGAGACGTCGCTGATGGAGAGGCCCGACTTCCACTCGTGCGTCGCAGGCCCCTCCGCCCTGAATCTCACGATTGGTACGGCCCCAGTGACGTCGTGCCCTATAACCAGTACCCAATGCCCCATCGGACCCGAATCGACGAACTACAAAGGCCCAACGGAAGGACACCCAGGGGATACCACAGGAGCATGAGCCTCGATGCATACCCGCCTACAATGCCCATGCCGCCAGCACACTTGATGCGTGCCTCGACAGACGTCTACAAGAAACGCCCTCAGTTCTCGGTATATGAAGcagacgaagacgacgaggatgatgaacgcTGGCCGGCTATGAAGCCACGGGGTAGACATCCGGAGCCCGCGAGGCCCCGGCAGGTGGTCCGAAGACGGAGAGAGCCTACGCCCGAGTCGACACCGCCGACAGATAGTGAGAGCGAAAATGAAAGTGAGAGCGAGGAGGACAGCGACGATCAGAACCAGATAGAGGTTGTGGTGGAAGAAACAGAGGACAAACATAGAcgccatcatcgtcgacacCGCCGATCACCCAGCCCAGACGATTATCTCAGTTCACCAGATGAAAAGAGAATACCACGAAGGCGGAATAGAATACCGTCGCCATCGACTTCGGACGAAAGAGAAATAAGATATCGACATGCTTCTTCTGAAAGAGGCTCACCGGACCGCAGACCTGCTCTGAGACGAGAGATCAGCGATACACCTAGATACAGTCTTCCCACAAGATTCAATAGTGTGCTTGGTGCTTCTCGGCCGCCGGTAGCGTCTAGAAG AACTGCCAAGGTGGTTGAGTCTCGTGAATTAGTCCGTGAGGGCCGTCCTCGGAGACTGCCTATAGCTACAATTGAGACCGTTGAAGTCTCTAGGGAATCTTCACGTCGTCCTCCAAGTATAGCCCGCAGTGGCCTTGATTCATCCAGAAATTCATCCCCAGACCGACCACGTCTAAT TCGTGATTGTAAGGGCTGTTTAGAAGAACTTCCTATATCCAAATGCCCCAAACTTGATTGCGGCCATCGCATGTGCCACAGCTGTCTGAAGAGGCGGTTCAAGCAATCAATGACAGAAGCTGAACATATGCCACCAACATGCTGCACCGATGCCCACATTGGTCTGGAGCATGTTGACAAACTTTTTGATTCTACGTTCAAGAGAATATGGAACAAGAAGTTTGTCGAGTACTCCCTTAGGAACAGGCTCTATTGTCCCTCACGACGATGCGGTGAATGGATCCGGCCAGCTGATATTTACCGCGATCGCGAGACGGGACGCAAAGCTGCTCGCTGTGATCAGTGCAACACTAAAGTCTGTGTCGCCTGTAATGGCAGGTGGCACTTTGCGAGCAAGTGTCCCAGGGACGAAGAGACGGCGAGTTTTCTTGAATATGTCAGAGTTGAAGGGCGGAAGAGATGCTATAGATGTGGTgcttcagctcagctccgAGAGGGTGACAATCACGCCTCGTG TCGATGTGGTGCCGAATTCTGCCTCGTGTGTGGTGAGAAACCCAAGAGATGTGAATGTCCATGGTTTGACCCTGATGCCCCCGAATCCGATCACGAGCCAGATGTTACCCATCGAGGCGAGATTCAAGTCTTTCGTGAAGATAGCACTGAAGAAGATTCTCGTGTTGCTAGACGGCCACGAAAGTCTAAACCTACACGACCCCCGATttacgatgaagaagctatcATGCGTCAACAGGAGGAACGTGATGACGAATTGGTCCGCAGGTCACACTATCATGGAAAAGACTACGAATACGATATCGGCGGTGCTCCAGAAATACCTAGGTCCAGCGATCCTTACTCAGGCGACAGTCCTCGCCGTGTAGGTCGCAGAGTCGTCGGCGGTGCTCCCCCATCACCCAAAGACTTTGAAAGAGGCACCCCCAGAAGCGGAGGATACTACGGCGGCCGCATGGACAGACGCCATGCCGAAGACCGCTACGCCCCAGACTCTCCAGGCATGCGCCCGCCACCAATGGGAATGCCACCCCCCGTGATAGAGGAGGGATACCGCGGAGGTGTAGGCCCTCTGATCGTGGAGCGTGATCCGAATACttacgacgacgacgattcCTACTACAGCCACAGCTCGCGCAGTCGAAAGGGTACACGACGTAGTGAGAACCGCAGGTCTTCCGAGCTCGCCGGTCTTGGTCCACGGACACCGGGGACGAATCGGATCGATGTGTGGCGGACGTTTGTTGAGCCCGGTGATCCCGAGGGGGAGATAGCCGCTGCAGCAGCTGTTACTGCATGA
- a CDS encoding hypothetical protein (EggNog:ENOG41) gives MSASSTGESLHSISLNAARPFTVPARDSFSLELPISSLSAMSADASLKSPVSYKNQRTPSFSREGILSASQKSRHLSQSSDNRPDSMSNGGQKVSSDEGSNPLKRRNTETGVDYPRRRATIACEVCRSRKSRCDGTKPKCKLCTELGAECIYREPGIKLDAGDKLILERLNRIENLLQMNMVNTTANGLNLTDNSPGMSNGTGLDGDNMMLSANAASFGSIPNGGFGTWSAQPTGTNISTMPKVHTNATMHLLQWPLIRDLVSRPCDPQILLQLEMAREPLHTLTKTPCVDLSNTQAYIEAYFERVNIWYACVNPYTWRSQYRTALSNGFREGPESCIVLLVLALGQASLHGSISRILPQDDPPGLQYFTAAWSLLPGLMTANSVVAAQCHLLAAAYHFYLVRPMEAWNLLCTTSTKLQLLLMAPSRIPSHQRELVERIYWNALLFESDLLAELDLPHSGVVQFEENVGLPCGFEGDESEQVGRDELWYFLAEIALRRLLNRVSQLIYSKDSIASTTSLDPVVAELDYQLSQWYESLPLPLQFPFTRNALQDPVQTVLRLRFFACRTIIYRPYILAVLDNEQAVLDPAVRENCHKCLEASIRQLEHIHEHHAGHMPYIWQGALSIVSQTLLIMGASMSPSLLSILLTLVPHREALDQMINDVVIEVERYATLAPSLSLSSEILKEAEVRRRAFLGTP, from the exons ATGTCCGCATCATCGACAGGCGAATCCCTTCATTCAATCTCTCTCAACGCAGCGCGACCTTTCACGGTACCTGCACGCGACAGCTTCTCTCTCGAACTTCCCATATCTTCACTTTCAGCAATGTCGGCTGACGCCTCGCTCAAGTCCCCTGTCAGCTACAAAAACCAGCGGACGCCCAGTTTCAGTCGGGAGGGCATACTAAGCGCATCTCAAAAATCTCGGCATCTTTCGCAGTCATCTGACAACAGACCTGACAGCATGTCCAATGGCGGGCAAAAGGTCTCAAGCGATGAAGGCTCGAACCCACTCAAAAGGAGGAATACCGAAACGGGTGTCGATTACCCCCGCCGTAGGGCCACTATTGCT TGCGAGGTTTGCCGCTCGAGGAAATCCCGTTGCGATGGCACGAAGCCAAAGTGCAAGCTCTGTACAGAGCTTGGTGCTGAATGCATCTACAGAGAGCCAGGCATTAAGCTTGACGCTGGTGACAAGCTCATCTTGGAGCGTCTGAACCGCATTGAAAACCTCCTTCAGATGAATATGGTGAACACAACAGCAAATGGACTAAACCTAACGGACAATTCGCCTGGGATGAGCAATGGCACGGGGCTTGATGGAGACAACATGATGCTGTCGGCCAATGCTGCCTCTTTTGGCTCTATCCCCAATGGTGGGTTTGGGACTTGGTCCGCCCAACCGACCGGAACCAATATCTCTACCATGCCTAAAGTCCACACTAATGCCACTATGCATTTACTCCAATGGCCTTTGATCCGAGATTTAGTGTCGCGACCATGCGATCCTCAGATTCTACTACAACTGGAAATGGCACGAGAACCACTCCACACTCTGACCAAAACTCCTTGTGTAGACTTGTCAAACACCCAGGCTTACATCGAGGCTTATTTTGAGAGAGTCAATATTTGGTATGCTTGCGTCAACCCATATACCTGGAGGAGCCAATACCGCACAGCCTTGTCCAACGGTTTCAGAGAGGGGCCAGAGAGTTGCATCGTGCTTCTAGTTCTTGCCCTGGGTCAGGCAAGCTTGCATGGCAGCATTTCGAGAATCCTGCCGCAGGACGACCCCCCTGGACTGCAATACTTCACCGCAGCATGGTCGCTGCTTCCAGGATTGATGACTGCCAACAGTGTAGTGGCGGCACAATGTCATCTCCTTGCTGCTGCGTATCACTTTTACCTAGTCCGCCCCATGGAGGCATGGAATCTTCTTTGCACGACAAGCACGAAGCTACAGCTGCTACTTATGGCTCCAAGCCGTATCCCAAGCCACCAGCGAGAACTCGTGGAGCGAATCTACTGGAATGCACTACTCTTCGAGAGTGATCTTCTCGCGGAACTCGACCTGCCTCATTCAGGGGTTGTTCAATTTGAGGAAAACGTTGGTTTGCCGTGTGGATTTGAAGGAGATGAATCGGAGCAAGTCGGTCGAGATGAGCTTTGGTACTTCCTTGCAGAAATTGCTCTACGTCGGCTGTTGAATAGAGTGAGCCAACTCATCTATTCTAAGGACTCGAttgcatcaacaacaagcctGGATCCGGTGGTGGCGGAGCTTGACTACCAACTGAGCCAATGGTATGAGAGCTTACCACTACCACTGCAATTCCCTTTCACTCGAAATGCGCTACAAGATCCGGTTCAAACTGTCCTTCGACTTCGATTCTTTGCCTGTCGCACCATTATCTATCGGCCATACATTCTAGCAGTGCTAGACAACGAGCAGGCAGTCTTAGATCCTGCTGTGCGGGAAAACTGCCACAAGTGCTTGGAGGCCTCTATTCGGCAACTCGAACATATTCATGAACA TCATGCCGGGCATATGCCATACATTTGGCAAGGTGCTCTATCGATAGTCTCGCAAACGCTACTCATCATGGGTGCCAGCATGTCGCCGTCGCTGCTCAGCATTCTGCTAACCTTGGTGCCGCACCGTGAGGCGCTAGACCAAATGATCAATGATGTTGTGATAGAAGTTGAGCGATATGCAACCCTGGCCCCTAGCTTGAGTCTGTCCTCGGAAATCCTCAAGGAGGCAGAGGTGAGAAGACGCGCGTTCCTCGGTACTCCGTAG
- a CDS encoding hypothetical protein (EggNog:ENOG41), translating to MTFLISTLTTSRMCCYGCAGSPSWLTLDWYNGVLYCTDEGLKDGKHGSLASFATHENGTLTPLAKTSTVFGPVSAVMYGEWDYGLAVAHYGGSAFTTWDIQDPANLTSLNAQQFSLPESGPDPSRQEASHPHAAVVDPSKRFILVPDLGADMIHIYGVGFGNLSLSKLDPLVVAPGSGPRHIAFVVKETKTFMYLVTELASTIIGYEVVYGGEFIRFKEIWSSGIHGEGKDVPQGAAAAEIVVSPDREFLIVSSRNESALQVPDFDTSNGAIPSDPLVSFKIDSETGYLTLQQDVPCGGRFPRHFSINKAGTLVAVALQSDSRVVIIERDARTGILGDFIAYAELEGEVTAVIFYEGP from the exons ATGACATTCTTGATTTCAACACTCACCACGAGCCGGATGTGCTGTT ATGGGTGTGCTGGAAGCCCTTCATGGCTTACACTCGACTGGTATAACGGAGTGCTCTATTGCACCGATGAAGGACTAAAAGATGGGAAGCATGGGTCGTTGGCTTCCTTCGCAACGCATGAGAACGGTACCTTGACGCCTTTGGCGAAGACATCTACAGTCTTTGGTCCTGTGAGTGCGGTCATGTATGGCGAGTGGGATTACGGGCTGGCAGTAGCCCACTA TGGCGGCTCGGCATTCACTACCTGGGACATTCAAGATCCAGCAAATCTCACGTCGCTCAATGCCCAACAGTTCAGCCTTCCTGAGTCTGGTCCGGACCCCTCAAGACAAGAAGCATCCCACCCCCATGCTGCAGTCGTTGATCCGAGCAAACGGTTTATTCTTGTCCCTGATCTGGGAGCAGATATGATTCACATATACGGCGTTGGTTTCGGGAATCTAAGCTTGTCCAAGCTGGATCCATTGGTCGTTGCTCCCGGCAGTGGACCCCGACACATTGCCTTTGTAGTCAAGGAGACAAAGACATTCATGTACCTTGTCACCGAGCTGGCCAGTACAATTATCGGCTACGAAGTCGTGTATGGTGGCGAGTTTATCAGGTTCAAGGAAATATGGAGCAGTGGCATCCACggagaaggcaaagacgTGCCACAAGGCGCTGCAGCTGCCGAGATTGTAGTATCA CCGGACAGGGAGTTCCTgatcgtctcgtctcgtaaTGAAAGCGCTCTTCAAGTTCCAGACTTTGACACCAGTAACGGCGCTATACCATCTGATCCTTTAGTCAGTTTCAAAATTGACTCAGAAACGGGGTATCTCACTCTCCAACAAGATGTTCCATGTGGAGGCAGATTTCCTCGCCACTTCTCTATCAATAAGGCGGGAACGTTGGTAGCAGTGGCTCTTCAAAGTGATAGCCGTGTCGTCATCATTGAGAGGGATGCCAGAACTGGAATTCTGGGTGATTTCATCGCCTATGCAGAGCTGGAAGGCGAAGTTACAGCCGTGATCTTCTACGAGGGACCATAA
- the CHO2 gene encoding phosphatidylethanolamine N-methyltransferase (EggNog:ENOG41~BUSCO:EOG09260EZT), producing the protein MSTAADLPAAGPGLRQRQSGVDPPAQQDKPQAEPGHSRQSSDAPFQSDKSSKTYGRTPDGTVFIVPTTHDMVSQLLDPRQPKNLSDAIVLTILGLHILAAYFLPSSSKRIVFAAVFLFWRACYNIGIGVLLQIQSNHRRLVTWARRWKLFENPSTGKNPRPWLYKLLKNELETKIPEDYEFEKAPIEYNTWLVFRRVVDLILMCDFVSYCLFAMVCGHTPEGENPLIGFSRWAVGIALIGFNLWVKLDAHRVVKDFAWYWGDFFYLIDQDLTFDGVFEMAPHPMYSIGYAGYYGISMMAASYEVLFISILAHLAQFAFLVIVENPHIEKTYNPPPPRKRTVSGGQSDAIPADMKSLEGAFDQQTLTPTQKDEPAPVHNLVGLSNLDLFRVPDFAVILMPFYVAVLTLVTPSTAVWQAAFVFHALAWRVWYHLGLGLILDQQSKNKMWTRHFLKFGESAGEAWRQWKGLHHISMIMCNAAFVAACWKMYSPPEDWAYGLVLLKHVLGASLVALQLWTAFSVYDSLGEFGWFCGDFFFDQQAKLTYKSIYRFLNNPDRFFGTAAVWGAALITWSRSIFLMALFTQILTVYYISYIERPHMQKIYGRSLRQEAGLTKFIKKSLPPPVKGWQESVDKVLDDTSQFVEDFIDTARPKFAAGVKTIVRDTSALFNMAPARLTITRIAPDLEGHDPKLYSLSVQGTPVNNAPIVEKYTGKESLTGRFPKPVKTMAFEYGAPLRVKWRAPANHSKKDWIGLYMVTDNRSRETTEVSSLGRWAPTNAGSYDALTADVSIVVEEHPVASTEITETDIVEGEVVFEGDKLWWTQGVFEFRYHHNGHHHAMTISEPFEIRISKFDEEDVDLGAKGLYEQAVEAALLPIVQNCLDRDPDIAPNQPEEPFGGHVERDTKYAKRIVYAIREMFGIEFAPPVVAADGSVRKLAWRICNAKEVLAPYSMSLSRGTTTPAIQDFPSEKA; encoded by the exons ATGAGTACTGCCGCCGATCTGCCAGCCGCCGGCCCTGGGCTTCGGCAACGGCAATCTGGGGTTGATCCTCCTGCCCAGCAAGACAAGCCTCAAGCAGAACCAGGGCATAGTCGCCAGTCATCTGATGCGCCCTTCCAATCTGATAAGTCTAGTAAGACGTATGGTCGAACCCCAGACGGCACAG TCTTTATCGTACCCACAACCCATGATATGGTCTCTCAGCTTTTGGATCCTCGACAACCTAAGAACCTTTCTGATGCAATTGTCTTGACAATTCTGGGTCTTCACATCTTAGCTGCTTATTTCTTGCCGTCTAGCTCGAAACGTATTGTTTTCGCTGCTGTCTTCCTGTTCTGGCGAGCTTGTTACAACATCGGCATTGGTGTACTCCTCCAGATCCAGTCAAACCACCGACGTCTTGTCACTTGGGCTCGGCGCTGGAAGCTCTTCGAGAATCCTTCAACAGGAAAAAACCCGCGACCATGGCTCTACAAGCTACTAAAGAACGAGCTCGAGACAAAGATCCCCGAGGACTATGAATTCGAGAAGGCCCCCATTGAGTACAATACTTGGTTGGTCTTCCGAAGGGTTGTTGATTTGATCCTCATGTGTGATTTCGTGTCGTACTGCCTGTTCGCCATGGTCTGTGGCCACACTCCTGAGGGGGAGAATCCTCTGATTGGTTTCTCCCGCTGGGCTGTTGGCATCGCCCTAATCGGCTTCAATCTCTGGGTGAAACTCGACGCTCACCGTGTTGTGAAAGACTTTGCCTGGTATTGGGGAGACTTCTTCTACCTCATCGACCAAGACTTGACCTTTGACGGTGTCTTCGAGATGGCTCCTCACCCCATGTACTCGATCGGATATGCTGGATACTACGGTATTTCCATGATGGCTGCTAGCTATGAGGTTCTCTTTATCTCGATCCTCGCTCACTTGGCCCAATTCGCATTCCTTGTGATTGTCGAGAACCCGCATATTGAGAAAACCTACAatccgcctcctcctcgcaAGCGGACCGTCTCCGGGGGTCAAAGTGATGCCATACCCGCTGATATGAAATCGCTTGAAGGTGCATTCGACCAGCAGACCCTTACGCCCACCCAGAAAGACGAGCCAGCTCCCGTCCACAATCTTGTTGGTTTAAGCAATCTTGACTTGTTCCGCGTCCCTGATTTCGCCGTCATTCTTATGCCGTTCTATGTAGCCGTCCTCACTCTTGTGACACCTTCAACTGCCGTATGGCAGGCGGCTTTCGTGTTCCACGCTCTAGCCTGGCGTGTTTGGTATCATCTCGGCCTAGGTCTTATTCTCGACCAACAGTCTAAGAACAAGATGTGGACACGCCACTTCCTTAAATTCGGCGAGAGTGCTGGTGAAGCCTGGCGCCAATGGAAGGGCCTCCATCACATCAGCATGATCATGTGTAACGCTGCATTTGTCGCTGCTTGCTGGAAGATGTACTCGCCTCCTGAAGACTGGGCCTATGGCCTGGTCTTGCTCAAGCATGTTCTTGGTGCTAGTCTCGTTGCCCTTCAGTTGTGGACCGCATTCAGTGTCTATGATTCTCTCGGCGAATTTGGCTGGTTCTGCGGCGATTTCTTCTTTGATCAACAGGCTAAATTGACTTACAAGTCTATTTACCGGTTCCTGAACAACCCTGACCGGTTCTTCGGAACGGCTGCAGTGTGGGGTGCCGCACTCATTACGTGGAGTCGATCCATTTTCCTTATGGCACTGTTTACCCAGATCTTGACCGTCTACTACATCTCGTACATTGAGCGACCCCACATGCAAAAGATCTATGGTCGAAGCCTACGTCAGGAAGCAGGTCTtaccaagttcatcaagaaaTCATTGCCTCCTCCCGTTAAGGGATGGCAAGAGAGTGTCGACAAGGTGTTGGATGACACCAGCCAATTCGTTGAGGACTTTATTGATACTGCTCGGCCTAAATTCGCAGCAGGTGTTAAGACCATCGTCCGAGATACTTCGGCCCTCTTCAATATGGCCCCCGCACGACTCACCATTACGCGAATTGCTCCTGATCTAGAAGGCCATGATCCCAAGTTATACTCTCTTTCTGTTCAGGGCACTCCCGTGAACAACGCACCTATCGTTGAGAAGTACACTGGCAAGGAGAGTTTGACAGGCCGTTTCCCTAAGCCCGTTAAGACCATGGCTTTTGAATACGGAGCACCTCTTCGAGTGAAGTGGAGGGCCCCTGCTAACCACAGTAAGAAAGATTGGATTGGTCTTTATATGGTCACCGACAATCGTTCAAGGGAAACGACTGAGGTATCTTCTTTGGGACGATGGGCACCTACAAATGCTGGCTCTTATGATGCCTTGACTGCCGATGTTAGCATTGTGGTCGAAGAACACCCCGTGGCCTCAACTGAGATCACAGAAACTGACATAGTCGAAGGCGAGGTTGTGTTTGAAGGTGACAAGTTGTGGTGGACACAAGGTGTATTCGAATTCAGATACCATCACAACGGACACCATCATGCCATGACGATTTCAGAACCTTTCGAGATCCGAATTAGCAAgtttgacgaagaggatgtcGATCTTGGTGCCAAGGGCTTGTACGAGCAAGCTGTCGAGGCCGCACTTCTTCCAATTGTCCAAAACTGCCTGGACCGTGATCCAGATATTGCACCCAACCAGCCTGAGGAGCCTTTCGGAGGCCACGTCGAGCGTGACACAAAGTATGCCAAGAGGATTGTCTACGCCATTCGAGAAATGTTTGGCATCGAGTTTGCACCACCAGTAGTGGCCGCAGATGGAAGCGTTCGTAAACTTGCTTGGAGAATATGTAACGCTAAGGAAGTTCTG GCTCCATACAGCATGTCCTTATCGAGAGGAACCACGACGCCTGCAATTCAGGACTTTCCGTCAGAAAAGGCTTAG
- the TIF35 gene encoding translation initiation factor eIF3 subunit g (EggNog:ENOG41~BUSCO:EOG0926489S) — MAAAVANQPKHDWADDDDIEETSTDLPEPQTISNKDGTKTIITFRYDDDGRKVKTTRRIRFTTHTETVNPRVADRKTWPKFGLSAKDPPGPAPDTTSVGENIIFRPSVNWRKAEKDESADANAQSMKDKLKDKQVKCRICNGQHFTARCPYKDTMAPIGETPAGDVAAGMGDEPAAAGAGAAGNKKGSYVPPALRGTGSAGERMGSKFGERDDFATLRVTNVSEMAEEQELRDMFERFGRVTRVFLAKDRETGMAKGFAFISFADRGDAVKACAKMDGFGFKHLILRVEFAKKAA, encoded by the exons ATGGCTGCCGCCGTAGCGAACCAGCCCAA GCACGACTGGgccgacgacgacgatatcGAGGAGACCTCCACCGATCTCCCCGAGCCTCAGACCATCTCCAACAAGGATGGAACAAAGACCATCATCACATTCCGTTACGATGACGACGGCCGAAAGGTCAAGACCACCCGCCGAATTCGCTTCACCACCCACACCGAGACCGTAAACCCCCGCGTCGCCGACCGAAAAACCTGGCCCAAGTTCGGCCTCAGCGCAAAGGATCCCCCCGGCCCTGCCCCCGACACCACCTCCGTCGGcgagaacatcatcttccgACCAAGCGTCAACTGGCGAAAGGCCGAGAAGGATGAGTCCGCCGACGCCAACGCCCAGTCCATgaaggacaagctcaaggacaAGCAGGTCAAGTGCCGTATCTGCAACGGTCAGCATTTCACTGCCAGATGTCCCTACAAGGATACCATGGCGCCTATTGGAGAGACTCCCGCCGGggatgttgctgctggtatGGGAGACGAGCCCGCGGCTGCTGGCGCGGGCGCTGCTGGTAACAAGAAGGGTTCATATGTTCCCCCCGCTCTGCGTGGAACTGGATCAGCTGGCGAGAGAATGGGGTCAAAGTTCGGCGAGAGGGACGACTTTGCTACACTGCGTGTCACCAAC GTCTCCGAGATGGCAGAGGAGCAAGAACTGCGCGACATGTTCGAGCGCTTCGGCCGCGTCACCCGAGTATTCCTTGCCAAGGACCGGGAAACCGGTATGGCCAAGGGCTTTGCGTTCATCAGCTTCGCAGACCGGGGCGATGCCGTCAAGGCCTGTGCGAAGATGGACGGATTTGGTTTCAAGCATCTCATTCTGCGGGTGGAGtttgccaagaaggctgcgtaa